DNA sequence from the Pogoniulus pusillus isolate bPogPus1 chromosome 7, bPogPus1.pri, whole genome shotgun sequence genome:
AGCTGCTACTTGGAGGAAGCAGacatcctgctggctgcagcctcccctgtgctggctggggaaggagaCCAAGGGCATGGCATACCTGTGTGTCCATACCACAGTCAGGcatgcagcaggacagaggcaCCCCAAAGCAGTAGGCACGTGGGGAGAGGTAGAGACCTGCTGGCACACAGGGGCTTGTGTCCTCCCTGACTGGCATCAGCAAGGCCAGTTCCTGGTGGGCCACATAACATTTGCAGTGCTCAAGACAcacaagcacagcctggacCAGCACCCCCCACCTAAGGACCACCCTGAGCCCTCAGAGCCCTCAGCAAAGGGAGGACCACTCCCCCATGCTAGCAGGTGAAGATGTGGGAGCTCCAGGGCAGCCACAGGCTCTGTGGGCTCAAGGCACAGCCCAGCAAGCTTCGCTGCAGCAAGTGCAGGAGATAGGGCACCTTGCACCCTGGCTCCTGGTAACCCATCAAACCCGAGTGGCAACGGTAAAAAAACCTCAGTTTATTTCCCTACAAAGGCAGAGCTTTCCTTTAAAAAGCAGCTCATCTCACTGGTGAGAAGGtgcggggctgggctgcaggggaagggCCTTCCTCACTCCTCCAGCTTCCCGAGGGTCACGGATGCTGAGcgtcctcctccagctgcaggggcCGCTCAGAATCAGCTGGTCACCAGTGgccaccacaaggagcagggcaggagggccgAGCGAGGCAGGGCACACAGTGCGGCACAAGGTGCACTCGGGGTGGCCCTGCCTGCACTGGgagtgggcagagcagggagcgtTGGTCCACCAGCCTGAGCtgggtggggagcagctgcagcttgaggcggTGCATGCAGGACAGGGCGCGGGCGttgcaggctgtgctctgcGTGGCAGCGGTGCCAGCAGGCCCCAGGcctggcaggcagtgccaggggcaggcgCTCTCTGGCCCGGGGGCAGGCACAGGGTGAATCCTGAGTGGCTGGTCCGTTGTTGCCAAGGTTTAGCTTATCCCAGAGCAGTCTCAGGGCCAGCAATCCTGAGGCCAGCTGTAGGGAGgtctccaacccctcctggcccccTCCATCCATCTGAGAGTTGTCCCAGGTGGTagcacaggagctgtgcagtAGGAGAGCTTGCTCTGGGCACAAAAGGTGCTGACCCTGAAATCGAGATGAAAGAAGAGCGTGAGATGTGTGgtttgcagcccagcacagcccggGAGGGGAGGCAGACCTCCTCAGTGAGCCACCagtcccctcctgctgcagaggacgTGCTGGGGATATGGCAGCTCAGCACTGAAGGAAGAAACTTAcctgctgggctgtgggctcccctctccagctcctctaTGCTGCTTTGGAAGAGAACAGAGCACTGATCAGGCACGAAGCaaggcctgctgagatgcagCACCTTGACAAAactggcatggcacagcagcaacagGCACTCAGTAGTGCAGAAGCCCAATTATCACCAAACCCTTTCCCCAgtccagcctttcctcagacTGCAAAACCACATCTCCACCCCATCAGGAGCCCCTAGATACAAAGAGTTGCCACTCCTCAAGGCCCTTCACAGACATTGCTCCCATCTGTGCCTGTACTGATTGCTGTCTGACACAGCTCAGACCAGGCTCAGTGCTGTCAGACTCCAGCCAGGTGCCAGGCATATGGAGAACAGCCATAATGTTGCAATAACCACCACAGGCACTTCAGCAAACATCTAGGGGTTAATTCTCCACTGCTGGGCTGGTACCATCAGCTCCTCCCAAGCACAGGACAGGCACCAGTGagctcagccccaggtcctATTCCATGCAGAAGTCACCATGACCAGGCCTCCATCCTGGCCCAAACCCTGAGTGCCACTTGAGAAGTATGTCTGGATAGGTTGTCCTCAACAAACAGTGgcagaaacaaaacaagtaCCATCTCTAGGTACATCCTGAGGGTCAGCATCTTCCCTACCACAGCACAATTCCCTGTTCACTCGATGGAAGtgtgaagagcagcaggaagctctCCCCCTACTTCCATGCAGATCTCCGTGCTCCCACTATACCCAAGGCTTCGGCTCCTCTTGCATGGAGCACAAAGAAGGAAACAAGACAGGGCTCATCAAAGGGTTCCCTGAATACAAGCAGCCACTCATCACCTACCCAGATAAGGTTTCACCGATGttatcatcttcctcctcctcttcctcctcctggcaaacaaacaaagccaacaTGACACTTCACTGCCTGGATAAGTctgtgtcaggagcagtgttgggctgcccagagcctgttcTGGAGCCACGGGGCAGTCCCCTGCCCCACCACAAGACACGGTCACccaccaggcacaggcaaagggaaaaggaggcacctgcagcactgtgctgctgaaatCCTCAGGGCTCAAGCAAAAGGAGACAGACAGACCTCGGCTCTGCTCACATCCCCTCCAGTTGGCAGAGCACAAACatgggctgtgagcagggaaCAAGCCGGGATGgctgctgcacccagagcaCCTTTGCCCAGCAACGTCTTGAGCTGGAGAGTCAGGCAGAGGGGccacccaggagcaggctgtaagCATGTGTTACCCCAGGCTGGGCCACCACTGGAAGCGTGAGGCCAAGAAGCCAGCATTCAGAGAGGCTCCTGGGGAGGGACACTGTGAGACCAGCAACTCTGGCAATGCTTCACTGGGCTCTGGATGTGCAGAGGGTGTAGTGCAGATGGGCAGGGCTGACCACACGGCCCAGGCTGGCAAGACGATGACCAAAGGGTCCTCTCCTTCAGAAACAGCATCTCACCCCTAgctgtggcactaagtgtgcAGAGCAGGTCCCAGCTCCCtgtctgagcagggctgggggctgcagcaatGCTGGGCCTGACAGGACACCTCCTAGAGCAAAGACTACCCAAGGATCCATGCCTGCCTTggaagccagcagagcacagtcccCTTCTTCATGTCAGGCAAGGGAGGCCACACAAACATTAACAGGGTCCTGGAAGGCCAGGAAGGGAGAGCTGCATAAGGGttactcttttccttccctaatGGGAGACAGCCCTGGGCATGGGCCAGACTTGCACATACTGTACCCCAAACTGGTGTCTGAAGGGAGGGCTCCCCGGGGGAGCTGGCTCACTGGGTCTGCTGGGCTCACTGCTCTCCAAGACACATGAAGGGTGAAGGGGCTGTTCCTGCCTAGAGCCTGGGACAgggcaaaagcagcagagttAGTACCTGCAATCTGGGGATGTACAGGCAGGACTGTGGGCAAGGGGCAGACGCCCCCAACGTGCCTGGGGGAGGGTAGAAACAAGGGTGCAGGATCAGTGCTCAGGGCAGATGCAAACAAGGGTGAAGGATCCATGCTCAGGGCAGGTGCCACAGAGCCCCAGAATGTGCTACAGCTCAGCAGTGGAGTTCAGCGTGGACAGCAGAGACACCCCAACACCCGCCCCAGACAACGACAGAGCAGGCTGGCATGGGGTGCAGCAGCCAAGAACACCACAGCAGGGACAAGACTCTCCCTGTTTGCTGTCTCACCAGACAAGCAGTGAGCCATCTCTCCAcacagcccaggacagggctACACGTGGGAGATCTCTGTCCCAGGTCTGGGCAGAGGAACACATGTGAGAGATTCCTCCTACCTGCATGTGCTGCTTCCCATAGATCTAGTGCCATCTGGAAGGCCTGGGCCACAGTCAGAGTCACAGCCTGGGCCTGTGCATGAGAAAGAGAGGATGTCTGCTTCCATTTGGGCCCTCAAGCCAGGACAATCCCACTGCCATGAAATCCAAGAGCCCCCAGGCCTCCCTTGTTGCCTTTATCTACTGAACACACGTGGAAGGCCACAGACCCCCAGAGGAGCTACCAGAGGAGCTGGGATAGAAGAACCTCCTTATTTGCTTGCTacctgcctctgcagcatgAGCATACATGCTTCCTGGCTTTATTCCAGCCAAAGTGCACAGAGGTCAGGACcttctctctctggaggtggAGAAGGAAGGCCCTTGCTTCCACCCTTACCTCATGGAGCCAAGAGCAGAAGGGAAGTGCTTACGATCTTCTTTTTGGGCGAGAGGAAGGCATGGCATTCCAGTGCCCCACTTTCCTGGCTCTGGGCAACGTAAGCAAAGACTTTGTTCTGCAGCTTGTCTGTTGTGCAGTAGGAGATCCTGCAGGCAAagaggagctgctcagagcagtaaggaccccagcacagctcttctgctgagCTCCTAGCAGTGCTGACAGcctgagcttttcatccaccccAGCTGACAAGGTAGCCCAACCTCTTGGCAGCACCAAAAAGACATCCTGTCTCTGCTTCCCTTCCAGCTACCGGTCTGCAGCCATGCTCCCCTCACACCCATCATCCAGACACCCAACTTGACcaaagcaaagctggcagcagcagaaaaatcTCACATCAGCTCTCAGAGCAGCTGCCTTCAGCCCACCCCAGTCAGCCAATGGCACTCTCCTGCCACTACAGCCAAAAGGGTGGTCCTGTGTCCGTGGAGAGACGGACATGCAGCTGTGCCCTAACTGTGGAACTTCCCAACAATCAGCCTCATCCTGCTTGAACATCAGAATAGAAAAGCTGAGTCCAAGCAAAGGCAAATTGACTGAGACAGAACTCAGGATCTGTTTGCATCCAGCCTCAGGCAGCACTATAGGGCACAGTGGGGAGAGGGCCAAGGCCTCAGGGAGCCAAAGGAAGACCTCAGCTTGAAGGTGCACTGGCAGAAGGGCCagccctctctggctgctcaaGATGCCATTAGTCTCTAGCCAGCTGCTGGTAAATGTCTCCACACATCATGCCCACCTGTAAATAGAGATGTTCTCAACCATCTCCTTTGTGTCTGCATCCTGCAGTGAGATGCCCCTCGGAGACACTGTCAGAATCACCTTCTGGAACTTGCGAGCTCCCACCCGTGCCTGGCAATGGGGAGACAACAGACAGCTCTGTAAATCAAGCaagggctgccactgccctttACTGGCAGGAGTTCCCAGTGCCACCCACCTGGAACCCTGCTGcaaagctcctgctgcaggggtgggagagcagagcctgaagaCCAGGCAAGGCCTGCACAGAGCACCCCTGGAAAGCATGCACACCATTACCAAGCACAACGGAAaggactgagagaactgggtgtGTTGGGTctcaaaaagagaaggctgagagggcatcttattcatgtctataaatatctgaggggtgggggccaAGACAAAGCTAtgagtctctttttggtggtgcctagTAATAggacagtgtgctagtttggagctagctagaatgttttggtgagaaaaactagactacaggctgtgaaaggg
Encoded proteins:
- the LOC135176954 gene encoding low density lipoprotein receptor adapter protein 1-like isoform X1, with amino-acid sequence MEALRAAGRAVLRSPRLARHGLGLRRRRKLPESWADMQEPLLEGMCFTLKYLGMTLVETPKGEDMAAAAIRRIVATARVGARKFQKVILTVSPRGISLQDADTKEMVENISIYRISYCTTDKLQNKVFAYVAQSQESGALECHAFLSPKKKIAQAVTLTVAQAFQMALDLWEAAHAGSRQEQPLHPSCVLESSEPSRPSEPAPPGSPPFRHQFGEEEEEEEDDNIGETLSGSIEELERGAHSPAGSAPFVPRASSPTAQLLCYHLGQLSDGWRGPGGVGDLPTAGLRIAGPETALG
- the LOC135176954 gene encoding low density lipoprotein receptor adapter protein 1-like isoform X2; the encoded protein is MEALRAAGRAVLRSPRLARHGLGLRRRRKLPESWADMQEPLLEGMCFTLKYLGMTLVETPKGEDMAAAAIRRIVATARVGARKFQKVILTVSPRGISLQDADTKEMVENISIYRISYCTTDKLQNKVFAYVAQSQESGALECHAFLSPKKKIAQAVTLTVAQAFQMALDLWEAAHAGSRQEQPLHPSCVLESSEPSRPSEPAPPGSPPFRHQFGEEEEEEEDDNIGETLSGIEELERGAHSPAGSAPFVPRASSPTAQLLCYHLGQLSDGWRGPGGVGDLPTAGLRIAGPETALG